TtatacttgattttggaaattgAAGTTTCATCCAAACAATATAATAAGAATTATGGGATTCCACTAtacttgattttcatttttatgcttaaggggaaaaaaagaaaagaaaaggggaactCTAAAGTTTAACTAAAAAGTTGAAGTGGGGAGCATATTATTTTCTCAGCCCAATTGAAATGTCCTGGCTGCAGCGAGTAAGGAGGTAGATTCAGCCTCAAAGTCTCTCGCCCAGTTCAACATCATGCAAATTCGAAACCCAAAGGCCGTTCCATTTCAAGTCAATCCAGATAAGCTCCAAATTCTGGGCCCCCAATTTGAGAAAACCCATGTACAGAACTCGACTTGGAGCTCTACCAACTCGACTCTTCTAATATTACGTCAAGTCAAACTCGAGCACGTATTTCCCTAATCTATCAAGTTTGATATCAATTAAACATATTCAAATTCGAGTTCGAGCACGATAATTACACCCCTATAACTATTCAGATTTTAAAACTTGGGTGAGGTCCACAAGGCTTTATTGACTCCCTGTAAATATTCCTTTTCACAAAACTCGAGTTGAAACTCGTTCAACCACTAATTTGATTTCTCCTATGTTGATTCTATTTTGTCAAGTTTGATCTCAAATAAACACATTCAaatctctctttcccttttttGCTTCTTGAATTCCATCTTCTTcctattagaaaaaaaattaaaaataaaatacattCAAATTCCGACTGAGTATAGCATTATTCGCATGCAACAAGGCTCATTTGCACCCTTAGAAGGCTAGAACTACCCAGATCGTAAAACTTGGGCCAGGCCTTCTTGACTCCCTGTAAACAGGCCCTCCCTATATTTTAGGAGGATCCTTCGCTGTTTAGAACATTGCCAGCAAAGCAGACCATCCCAACCCGTTTTCTCCAATCCGGAAACGTGCTTAAAATGTATATTCAATACCTTTCTAAGCAATTTTTTTAACCTCTCTGTATAAAACAAAGAAGGGAAGAGGGAGAAGGAGAGGCGACCGCGTTTGATGTTCACGACGTCGTTTATCCTCTCTCGCTCCTCCTTTCTCCTGTCAATTGATTTGCCTCCTTATAttatagtatatatatataaattaattgGATTAAGATTTCTTATTTGATTATAAGGAGAATTCATTTCCTGGAGAGATCTCTTATTTCTCGTCTCTTCCTTTCACGTTAAGTATTCTGAGCAAGAAACCATGTCGTACGCCTATCTATTCAAGTACATCATCATCGGAGATACTGGTAAATTCCTGTCGTTTCAACCGCAATATTCATTTGCCTGATGTTTTTTCCAGCTTTTCTTTGGcgaattttattgaattttgttATGTTAGATGTTTTGATCATGAGTTGAACCAATTTCTCATGCGATTTGGTCATGGATGgtgttaatttcattttttgaagaaattattgctaaaatttaatttcaatGGCGGATGTCTAGTAGCTTTTGTGGAAATACAATGGTATTGCTGAAGCTATTTgtgtttattgttttgttttaatttacGGAACAGTATTTGCTTTTCCTAATTAGTATTTCAATCGCTGTGAATTAAAGTTTAGCAATTGATTATGGATCTAGCTCGATTTGTTGATGCTATTTGTTCTTTTGTCATTCAACTCGGATCCATGGTAGTGTTGTTTGCATCTGATTTGCGGGTATGATAGGAGGACTAGACTTGTTCTTTTATAGGCTGAATTTATGAGAGATTTCTGGGTTAGAGCTGGTAAAGAGTTGTGGTCATTTATCTAGTCTGGTGGAGCAAGAGTTTCAGAATGGCGATTGTGTTTAAAGGTTACCAAAAATGTCCAAGCCATGGTGGTCTTAAGCCACGTAATTTTGGTAGGATTTGAAGTATCCAATAGTTGATGCTGGAAGTGTTTAATAATGGTTcgcataaaatttaaaaaaaaaggatttttttggaaaaggttAAGAAGCTAAGGTGATTGTTGAGACTTACCATTGCTGTGTACACAGAATGGTAGGACATTTAGTCATTttgttggcaaaaaaaaaaagtgattatcATGCTACTTCTATCTCTGTCACACCATAAGCTAATTTTATGATTTTAGAGCAGCCATTTGTGGAAATTCGGTAATGGCTTAAACATTTTGATGTCGTGTATAGCTGTAAAGAATTGAGATGAGATTCTCCTCTCTTGTGTGGGCTTCAATTCTGTGGATTCTGAAAACGTTATGGTTTCTAATTCCCAACGGCTTGTCCCTACTTATGATGGTACAGGTTCGATGCAACTTTTGCATTCACCTTTTGCTATGGGTTTGAGGCACGTTTTTCAATCTGTACGAGCCAGTATATCTGATGTTAGATCACTTATtaaagctcttttttttttggaagctaCCAAAAGAACTTTTAATCTTCCCTTTCTTAGAAAGATCACTTTTAGAAAGATTAGATTGAAAGATCACTTATTAAAGCTCTTTTTTTTGGAAGCTACCAAAAAGAAtgtaatctctttttttttattttttatatatatatatatttcgcAGGGAGTAGACTGGTTGGTTGTAGGATTTAGAGGAATTAATAAATAGAAATTATTCTCAAATGTGTTTCGGTTGATGGTTTAGAAAGAATTGGACTCTGATTTCACCAATCATTTTTCACTAACTGATGCGTGTGACAATCTAGATCATCTGGTAACACATTTAATATTATTCAGAACATAAAAGGTTTATATCATTTGATTATTTATATCACTGGACAGAATGATGTCTATTGGGTTGTCGTTACATACTTGAACCTTATGACATGTTTGATTTATGGCCTACATTTGCGTGGCAGGAGTCGGAAAGTCATGTCTTCTGCTGCAGTTTACAGACAAAAGATTTCAGCCTGTTCATGACTTAACGATTGGAGTTGAGTTTGGTGCCAGAATGATCACAATTGACAACAAGCCAATAAAACTACAGATCTGGGACACGGTGTGTTAGAGCTATTGAtgtttctctttgttttctttctctattttcttttgttaatttGAATCATCTCCTGAAAACTCCCAAGTTTATAACTACTCATGTTATAACGCaagtaaattttcaaaactATAAATAGATACAAAAGGGAATCACTGAATTTAATTGACAATTGcctttgcatgatattttctatTGTCAGGCTGGTCAAGAATCATTCAGGTCGATTACAAGGTCTTACTACAGAGGTGCTGCTGGGGCTCTGCTTGTTTATGACATTACACGGTATACTTCTGTCTTGACATTTTAAAGTCACCACTGAAGGCTGATTCAGTATTCCCCTTAATGTTTGCCTTTTGACATTAAATGGGACCCAAGAGGATTATAATATGTTTTGAATGAAAAGCAGCGCAAATTAAACTGGTAGCCTTTTTATTTGTTGAGTTTTATATTGTCCAGATTTCACCATATGATTCCATGAGATTGGCATATTGTCTAAGAAGGCAATATCTTGGACAAAGAGTCCATTGTACTAATGCTGGATTGTATTGGGTAACTTTATAAGTGTTTACTAATGGATATGAAGAAAAATAAGGATCATGTTGAGTTCCACAAAACTGGGCAGGCAAAACTATTTTTAGTCATAGTCATATCTATGCAGGTATAGAATTTTCCCATCCCTTTCTTAGAAAGATTGCATTCTTTTAAATTTCACTGTTTTTTCTAACTCTATTCGATGTTACCTTTTAATTGAAGATATGATTGTTTCTTCCGTTATCTGAATTCTTTTGTCTTGCTTGGATCTTATCATCCTAGAATTTTAATTCCTGATGACAAAGAATAATTTGATTTTTAAACTACTCAGGAGGGAAACTTTTAACCACCTTGCCAGTTGGTTGGAGGATGCCAGGCAACATGCAAATGCTAACATGACCATAATGCTCATAGGCAATAAGTGTGATTTGTCTCATAGAAGGGCCGTGAGCACTGAGGAGGGTGAGCAATTTGCCAAAGAGAATGGCTTGATATTCATGGAGTGCTCTGCAAAAACTGCTCAGAATGTTGAAGAGGTGCTTTAAAATCTTTTTTATCAGTAATTAATGACTTGCAAACAACTTTCTGAAGTAGGTGACAACCTATGTTTTTATAATGATTGGGTATCCGCTCTTGTATTTGTACTGAGATTTTTATCCTTACCAGGCATTTATAAGCACTGCTTCAACCATCTACAGGAAGATTCAGGATGGAGTTTTTGATGTGTCAAATGAGGTATGCTATACCCTATTTACAGTTTCCAATGTGCTTTCTGATTAAAAAATAAGGCTTAGGATTCTAGTAGAAAGCAGTCAATTGCTTATTAATGCAAGTCGCGTAACCGGTTGGCATCCCGATAAATAAAGGAAGATAGAGAAGCTTTTGTACTTAGCATATTCAACTGatgcattttatttttggtgaatGCTTAATTAGCGTAAATTCTTCTGCTTTGTGGTAAACGAGTAGTAGAGGACCTTTTGAAAGCTACCATTCGCTAAGCTCAGCTCTCTTGCTATTCTTATATCATCCCGTTTGAAGATTTCCAGAGATCTGAGTTAGAAGTTgaataccaaaaaaataatttcttatTTGTGGTGGTTGCTTTTCTCTGACCATGGAACATGGTTTTCTGCTTTAGGGATACACCCctaatttttctggttttatggTTTCTTTTGCAGTCTTATGGAATCAAAGTCGGATATGGTGGCATCCCAGGGCCATCAGGAGGAAGAGATGGCGCAGCTGCTCAAGGAGGTGGCTGTTGTAGTTGAAAAGGGAAATGGTCACTAATCATGTTTTATGGTTTTTTATTGTTGGGTTTATAGGTTCCAAAAGTTCAATTGTCCGTCTGCTTACTtgctgtttttcatttttttctctggAATTTGTTGTCTAAATCTATGAAATATGGGAAGATAATAAGTTTAAGGAATTGGTTGGTATATAGGAAATTGTTTGTTCTTGTGGAAATTGAAGTCCCAACTTTGTAAAAGTGGAAGCTTAACTCAGTTGTGAATAGAGTTATGTTGTTTTCCAAAGCTTATGTGTGATTTCATATCCTGTTTCCCTGTATCTGTCTCGGTTTATCATATTATGATTGTCTGCTACTGGGACTAGTTAGTCGGAATTCGCCGTATCTGTGAATTAACCAATCAAGAATTAATATTCAGGAAAGAATTTCTGTGCCAAACTGGAGTGCATTTCGTATTGAGTCGGTATGTGCCCCGCCTGGCAGATAAAAGCATCCTGCAGTCTACAAACTGTGATTTTGATGTAGCTGAATT
The DNA window shown above is from Coffea arabica cultivar ET-39 chromosome 5e, Coffea Arabica ET-39 HiFi, whole genome shotgun sequence and carries:
- the LOC113690727 gene encoding ras-related protein RABB1c, yielding MSYAYLFKYIIIGDTGVGKSCLLLQFTDKRFQPVHDLTIGVEFGARMITIDNKPIKLQIWDTAGQESFRSITRSYYRGAAGALLVYDITRRETFNHLASWLEDARQHANANMTIMLIGNKCDLSHRRAVSTEEGEQFAKENGLIFMECSAKTAQNVEEAFISTASTIYRKIQDGVFDVSNESYGIKVGYGGIPGPSGGRDGAAAQGGGCCS